One Punica granatum isolate Tunisia-2019 chromosome 3, ASM765513v2, whole genome shotgun sequence genomic window carries:
- the LOC116201364 gene encoding pleiotropic drug resistance protein 1-like, whose product MEGVDIYRASRSLRANSTSMWRSTVSEAFSISSREENDEEALTWAALEKLPTFDRLRRGILTSALGGASEVGINDLGAHERRNLMERLVRVAEEDNEKFLMKFKNRLDRVGIKLPTIEVRFEHLNVGADAYVGSRALPTFANFTANIVEGFLNFFHVLPSKKKRLCVLQDISGIIKPCRMTLLLGPPSSGKTTLLLALAGKLDPELKTSGTVTYNGHGLNEFVPQRTAAYISQHDLHIGEMTVRETLAFSARCQGVGTRYDMLAELIRREKAAGIIPDSDLDMYMKASATEGQEANIITDYILKILGLEVCADTMVGNEMLRGISGGQRKRVTTGEMLVGPAKALFMDEISTGLDSSTTYQLVNSIRQSVHILDGTALISLLQPAPETYDLFDDIILLSDGQIVYQGPRELVLDFFESMGFRCPERKGVADFLQEVTSRKDQQQYWARKDEPYSFISVKEFAEAFQSFHVGRKLGEELATAYDRSKNHPAALTTKKYGVEQKDLLKACFSRELLLMKRNSFVYIFKLVQITMVALITMTLFLRTKMHRDSVADGGIYVGALFFTVVMALYNGMAELSMTIVKLPVFYKQRDFLFYPAWAYALPTWIPKIPISFVEAGVWVCLTYYVIGYDPNIERFFRHYVVLVLINQKASALFRLIAAVGRNMIIANTFGSFSILTLFAFSGVVLSRVDVKKWWIWGYWSSPLMYGQNAIVVNEFFGKSWSHIPLGTNETLGIQVLKARGFFPHAYWYWIGVGALIGFILLFNLVFTLALTYLNPYGKLQAVKSEEPTNEDNDHRVGGSIQMSARGDGSSWKSRSGKEEKFENRKRGMVLPYEQHAITFNDITYSVDMPPEMKNQGVLEDKLVLLKGVSGAFRPGVLTALMGVSGAGKTTLMDVLAGRKTGGYIDGNITISGYPKKQETFARISGYCEQNDIHSPQVTVYESLLYSAWLRLPPEVDSSTRQMFIEEVMELVELNPLRQALVGLPGVSGLSTEQRKRLTIAVELVANPSIIFMDEPTSGLDARAAAIVMRTVRNTVDTGRTVVCTIHQPSIDIFEAFDELFLMKRGGQEIYVGPLGRHSCHLIKYFEGIQGVSKIRDGCNPATWMLEVTSSAQELALGVDFTDLYRNSDSYRRNKALIQELSRTPPGSKDLYFPTKYSQSFFTQCMACLWKQHWSYWRNPSYTAVRFLFTTFIALMFGTMFWDLGSKTSRQQDLFNAMGSMYTAVLFLGIQNAGSVQPVVAVERTVFYRERAAGMYSALPYAVSQVLIELPYIFVQTLVYGVITYAMIQFEWKLEKFLWYLFFMYFTLLYFTYYGMMAVSMTPDHYIAAIVSSFFYGIWNVFSGFIIPRPRMPIWWRWYFWACPVSWTLYGLVVSQFGDLTNKLDNDQTVEQFLRDYFGFRNNFLGVVAAVVIWFVVLFSFIFAYCIKTLNFQRR is encoded by the exons ATGGAAGGTGTGGATATTTACAGAGCGAGTAGGAGCCTCCGGGCAAACAGTACTTCGATGTGGAGGAGCACTGTGTCGGAGGCGTTCTCAATATCGTCACGCGAAGAAAATGATGAGGAAGCTCTGACATGGGCTGCACTGGAGAAGCTTCCCACTTTCGATCGTTTGAGGAGAGGAATTTTGACGTCGGCACTTGGCGGAGCCAGTGAAGTCGGCATCAATGATCTCGGGGCTCATGAAAGGAGGAACCTGATGGAGAGGCTGGTGAGGGTTGCGGAGGAAGACAACGAGAAGTTCCTGATGAAGTTCAAGAACAGACTTGACAG AGTTGGGATCAAATTGCCAACAATTGAAGTCAGGTTCGAGCATCTGAACGTCGGGGCCGATGCTTATGTAGGAAGCCGAGCTTTGCCTACTTTTGCTAATTTCACTGCTAACATTGTGGAG ggctttttgaatttcttccATGTACTACCAAGCAAGAAAAAACGTCTCTGTGTCCTTCAGGACATTAGCGGGATAATCAAGCCTTGCCG GATGACATTGCTACTAGGCCCTCCGAGTTCAGGGAAGACTACTCTCTTATTGGCCTTGGCAGGAAAGCTCGATCCCGAATTAAAG ACTTCGGGAACAGTTACTTACAATGGTCATGGCCTAAACGAGTTTGTGCCTCAAAGAACTGCTGCCTACATCAGTCAACATGACCTGCATATTGGAGAGATGACTGTCAGAGAAACTCTGGCTTTCTCTGCAAGATGTCAAGGAGTTGGGACCCGATATG ATATGTTAGCGGAGTTGATAAGAAGAGAGAAAGCCGCCGGTATAATACCGGATTCTGATCTTGATATGTACATGAAG GCTTCAGCAACGGAAGGTCAAGAGGCGAATATCATCACAGATTACATTCTCAAG ATTCTAGGACTGGAAGTATGTGCAGATACGATGGTTGGGAATGAAATGCTACGAGGCATCTCTGGCGGACAAAGAAAACGGGTCACCACAG GTGAGATGCTTGTGGGACCGGCGAAGGCTCTATTCATGGATGAGATATCGACTGGTCTAGACAGTTCGACAACCTACCAACTTGTCAACTCGATCAGACAATCTGTCCACATCCTCGATGGAACTGCTCTCATCTCCCTGCTGCAGCCGGCTCCTGAGACTTACGATCTCTTTGATGACATCATTCTCCTTTCCGATGGTCAAATTGTTTATCAGGGTCCCCGTGAGCTAGTCCTTGATTTCTTTGAGTCCATGGGCTTCAGGTGTCCTGAGAGAAAAGGAGTGGCTGATTTCTTGCAAGAG GTAACATCGAGGAAGGATCAGCAGCAGTACTGGGCTCGCAAAGACGAGCCATACAGTTTCATCTCGGTTAAAGAATTTGCTGAAGCATTTCAATCTTTCCATGTGGGGAGGAAGCTCGGTGAGGAGCTTGCAACTGCATACGATCGCAGCAAGAACCACCCGGCCGCCTTGACAACCAAGAAGTATGGTGTTGAGCAGAAGGATCTCCTGAAAGCGTGCTTTTCTCGAGAACTCCTTCTCATGAAGAGGAACTCATTCGTCTATATCTTCAAGCTTGTTCAG ATTACAATGGTGGCTCTGATAACAATGACGCTTTTCCTAAGGACCAAGATGCACCGGGATTCGGTAGCAGATGGGGGAATTTACGTGGGAGCTTTATTCTTCACTGTGGTAATGGCCTTGTACAATGGAATGGCCGAGCTCTCAATGACCATCGTGAAGCTCCCAGTGTTTTACAAGCAGCGGGACTTCCTCTTCTATCCTGCCTGGGCCTATGCTCTTCCCACATGGATCCCGAAGATACCAATCTCTTTCGTTGAAGCGGGCGTGTGGGTGTGCCTCACCTACTACGTAATTGGATATGATCCAAACATCGAAAG ATTTTTCAGGCATTACGTTGTGCTGGTGCTCATAAACCAGAAAGCTTCTGCATTGTTCCGCTTGATAGCAGCAGTTGGCAGGAACATGATCATCGCGAATACCTTTGGCTCCTTTTCAATTCTCACTCTCTTTGCATTTAGCGGCGTCGTTCTTTCGAGAG TGGATGTGAAGAAATGGTGGATATGGGGCTACTGGTCATCACCTCTGATGTATGGGCAGAACGCGATAGTCGTGAACGAGTTCTTCGGAAAAAGCTGGAGCCAT ATTCCTCTGGGCACAAATGAGACGCTAGGAATTCAAGTCCTCAAAGCCCGGGGCTTCTTCCCGCATGCGTATTGGTACTGGATAGGTGTTGGGGCTCTGATCGGATTCATCTTACTTTTCAACCTCGTGTTTACTCTTGCTCTCACTTATCTTAACC CATATGGAAAGCTTCAGGCTGTAAAGTCAGAGGAACCGACCAATGAAGATAATGACCACAGAGTTGGAGGATCAATACAGATGTCAGCCCGTGGAGATGGGTCTAGTTGGAAATCGAGATCAG gtaaagaagaaaaatttgaGAACAGGAAAAGAGGAATGGTTCTTCCCTATGAGCAGCATGCCATAACTTTTAATGACATCACGTATTCTGTTGATATGCCTCCG GAGATGAAGAATCAGGGAGTCCTAGAGGACAAACTGGTGCTCCTAAAAGGTGTGAGCGGTGCCTTTAGGCCCGGAGTCCTTACGGCCTTGATGGGTGTGAGCGGTGCAGGCAAAACCACTCTAATGGATGTGCTTGCCGGTCGAAAAACCGGAGGATACATCGATGGAAACATAACTATTTCTGGATATCCAAAGAAACAGGAAACTTTTGCTCGGATTTCGGGTTATTGTGAGCAGAATGACATCCACTCTCCTCAGGTCACAGTCTACGAGTCCTTGCTGTACTCTGCCTGGCTCCGTCTACCCCCTGAGGTCGACAGTTCAACCCGACAG ATGTTCATTGAGGAAGTCATGGAGCTTGTTGAGCTAAATCCGTTGAGGCAAGCATTGGTTGGTTTACCAGGCGTTAGTGGTCTTTCGACTGAACAGCGGAAGAGGCTGACAATTGCAGTCGAACTGGTGGCAAACCCATCCATAATTTTCATGGATGAGCCCACATCAGGACTTGATGCACGAGCAGCTGCTATTGTTATGAGAACAGTTCGGAACACAGTGGACACTGGAAGAACGGTCGTGTGCACAATTCACCAGCCAAGCATCGACATTTTTGAAGCTTTTGATGAG CTCTTCCTGATGAAGAGAGGAGGTCAGGAGATTTACGTCGGGCCATTGGGCCGGCATTCATGCCATCTGATCAAGTACTTTGAG GGAATCCAAGGAGTAAGTAAAATCAGAGATGGATGCAACCCCGCAACATGGATGCTCGAAGTTACTAGCTCGGCGCAGGAGCTCGCTCTCGGGGTAGATTTCACTGATCTATACCGTAACTCAGATTCATACAG GAGGAACAAGGCACTAATCCAGGAGCTCAGTAGAACTCCTCCGGGCTCGAAAGATCTGTACTTCCCGACCAAATACTCTCAATCGTTTTTCACTCAGTGCATGGCCTGCCTGTGGAAGCAGCACTGGTCCTACTGGAGGAACCCATCCTACACAGCGGTTCGGTTTCTCTTCACAACCTTCATCGCCCTGATGTTTGGTACCATGTTCTGGGACCTCGGATCCAAAAC GAGTCGACAGCAAGATCTGTTCAATGCAATGGGATCAATGTACACCGCGGTTCTCTTCCTGGGGATCCAGAATGCAGGGTCTGTACAGCCTGTAGTGGCGGTTGAGAGGACAGTGTTCTACAGAGAACGAGCTGCCGGAATGTACTCTGCCCTTCCATACGCGGTATCGCAG GTGCTCATTGAGCTACCTTATATATTTGTTCAAACATTGGTGTATGGAGTCATAACATATGCCATGATCCAATTTGAGTGGAAATTGGAGAAATTCCTTTGGTACCTCTTCTTCATGTACTTCACACTGTTGTACTTCACCTACTACGGGATGATGGCAGTATCCATGACCCCGGACCACTACATTGCAGCAATAGTCTCCTCCTTTTTCTATGGCATATGGAATGTTTTCTCGGGATTTATCATCCCTAGACCG AGGATGCCTATCTGGTGGAGATGGTACTTTTGGGCTTGCCCTGTGTCATGGACCCTGTACGGATTAGTCGTGTCGCAGTTCGGGGACTTAACAAACAAGCTCGACAATGATCAGACGGTGGAACAGTTCCTGAGAGACTACTTTGGATTCAGAAACAACTTTTTGGGAGTGGTTGCGGCTGTGGTTATCTGGTTCGTGGTTCTGTTCTCATTCATCTTTGCGTATTGCATCAAGACCCTCAACTTCCAAAGGCGATAG